Sequence from the Tenrec ecaudatus isolate mTenEca1 chromosome 6, mTenEca1.hap1, whole genome shotgun sequence genome:
CAGGAGGCCCACCCTGGTCTGGCCCCCTGCAGCAGGTGGGGAGGTGGGCTGTCTGTCTCATTTTCTGTGTGCTTCCTTACTCAGGTCGGGGACCTTGGGCAGCATCTCTGCATGCCTGCTGACTCCCGTGTCCAGTGGAAGCACTTGCTCCCACACACGTGTGCGCCCACATTCCTGAGCATCCTCGGCAGCCACAGCGGTGTCTCAGCTCCTGAAATCTGAGGCTGCTTGATGATCCGGCTGTTGTCTGTGCCCTTTTTGTCTTGAGGGCCCCCAAGGGCCCTCCTACCCCAGCTAGCTAGCCAGACTGAAGACACCCAACTGCCCCCTCTTGGTCCTCATCCCCCATGTCTCCTAGTCTGGACTAAAACCATGAGTGAGTGGCCAGGCTGAGGTCAGCCTTGCTCTCCCACCAGCAGCGCCATGCCTGACGTAGCAGAGTGGGGAATGGGGGAGGCTGCCATCGTGGGGGAACCTAATTTAGAAGCAGGGCAGTTGGGACTGTACACCATGGTAAGCAGAGCAAGGCTGCCAGGTGGTATTGGAGCGCGAGAGCCAGGAGCCCAACCCTGCGGTGGGGTACGGGGATGCCGCCTGGTACCTGGTGGAGCAATCCAGGTGCTGGCTTGCAGGGGCTTCTCCAGGGAGAGGTGGGCGACCTGGCAGGTGTACGTGGCGCCGGCAGGGCCCGGCTCTGCCGTCAGGGTGGAGGCGATGCTGTAGGTGTCTGCTGAGCTCTGCCGGAGGCTGGAGAAGGAGGCTCCCAAGACCGGGGCCGggcttcctccctgctcctctcggATCCACGTCACAGCCACGTCCAGAGGGTAGTAGCCAGCAATGCTGCAGATGAGCGTGGGCAGTGGGGCTTGACTGGCCAGGTTCAGCCGTACTCTTGGGGGGGCTGGTAGAAAGGACAGGAAGGGTGACTTCTGAGGGACCAGGGCCTTCTCCTGTGAGGGTGCCCGTAGGCTGCGGAGGCTCAGAGCCCCTTGCCATGGTGGAACCAGAATCGGGGCTGGCCCAGAATGCAGGCAACAAAGGGTACCCTAAAACACGTGAACAAGGTTGCCTGAAGGTTGGCTTGCTTTTGATTGTCATGGCAGGCCAGTGATTTGTAAGCAGGTCGGTGACCAAGTAGGGGACCTTGTCTGATGCCATCTGTTTTTCTAGGATGGAGAAGGCATTCAGGGCGTGGGCGAGCATCAGTCACTCAAAACTGCCCTCATGCCTGAGCCCCTGGGACGGAAAACAGTTTGGACAGCTCCCCCCGCACCCCACCGCCCCTGGCCACCGGAGCCCTGCCTCACCTTGCACGCTCAGCCGGATGATTTGCTGAGCTCGGTACAGAGAGGTGGTGACCTGGCAGATGTAGGCCCCCTCGTCCTTTACAGTGAGGCTGGGCAGGGTCAGTGAGGCGTCCCCGAGCAGTTCGGGCTCCAGGCTGGCGCCCTCCCGCTTGGCCTGCCCCTGGCCCGAGGCCCAGTAGTACACCAGCTGGCCACTGCCCTTATGCTGTAGCCGCCACTCCACGCTGACCAGGTCCAAGCCCGGCGCCATGGTGAAGCCACAGTGCAGGGAGGGCGAGGCCCCCAGCAGGGAGCTCAGGGATGGGGTCTGGGTGGTCACCTGGAACTCCACTGTGGGGAGAAAAAGCGGGGTGAGTGAGGGCATCTGACTCCTTGGAGTTCCCCGGGGCTGCGCTGAGGCTGTGGGCAAGGCGGCCTCATCTCATCTCCCGCCAGATGGGGGTCCCAAAGGGAAAGGGGTGAAATGCCAGCATCTAGTCCAGGATATCGTCCTGAAAAATTTTTTGCTTTCCATCACGCAGCTCTCATTTTGGGTGTTGCATAGGTTTGAAACAGCCCAGGTAAGAAGGAGGGGCATCTGGCAGACGTGACGGTCCCTGGCTTCTGAGGCAGCTGGGTGACTGTAGGCTCGCCAACAAGGGTAGCATTCTCTGACTGATGCCTTCCGAGGAGAGCAGGGTAGCCTTCTAGGCTGGGCTGGAGTGTCTCTTCTTGGAGACAAAATAATGGGTTAGGTGGATTCTGAAGATCTTTCATCATGGGCTCGATCTCCTCTGCCCCCTCAGTGCCAGCTCCCTGCCAGGGAGGCGAATGCCTCTCACTTTCCCGGGAGTGGGAAGCTTCTGCAAAGAGACCATGGACTCATTGTGGGGTCTCCCCGAGGGAAAGGTGCTTATCTGAACGATGCACTCCTGTGCTTTGCTCGATGGTCGTGCACAGAAAGCTGACCCGGGGCTCAGTAAGACTCTTCCAGATGGAGAGTAGTGTGAAGGTGGGTGgaaaaagggggaatggatcacagtgatcgacatagaaccctctcccagggagaaggacaaccaaaaagtgcgtgaagggagagACACCGGTCAGGgtaagattgaaaaaaaaaaaatcaagggtgcatgagagagggagggtggggaaagggggggaaatgagctgataccaagcgctcaagtagaaaatgttttggaaatgatgttggcaacatatgtccaaaggtgcttgacacgatggatggatggtgataagagctgtatgagacccccataaagtgatttttaaaaactcttcaagacaacacagctggcagcctggcaTGTCTTATATCCTGACACCAACCCAGACTCCATCTCACTGGCTCGATttcaactcgcagtgaccctgcagCGGTCTCCCACGCAGTGACCCTGCAGCGGTCTCCCACGCAGTGACCCTGCAGCGGTCTCCCACGCTTAGTGAAtctgtgcaggagcaggcagcctgtctttctccttgcaGAGCGGACGGTGGTTTTGACtcaccaaccttgcagtcagtATTCCAATGCTTACGTGACAGGCCACCACGCCTCCTGACCGCGCAAACTAGCGTGGGTGGCTTTCTATAAGTGGGAGTCAGCTCCACGACCATGGGGTTTTGGTTTTGGAGATGAAAACATAGATTGGCCTTGTGTTTGGACCCTTAGTATCCTCTCTGGACTGGGGGGGGTTCAGGAAGGAGGGGCATGGAGGCCTGGGGGGAGCACCCTAAGGTGATCTATGTGATGGATAGAGAGTACTTGTTCTCTTCCTTGTCTCTGCTCACTCCAACATAAAGTAAACAAAACTTCCTGCCAGCCACCTGCTTCTTCCTTTCTTACCTGCAGTTTTCACAGAGCCCCGGGGGCCCCGGGGCAGCTGCATCATGGGGTCCCAGGCAGACCCGTtctcagtgtctcccagggacttCATCACCATGGAGACACTCGGCCCCCCTTCAGACACCTGCACGTTGGCAATGAACCACGCTGCGGTCTCCTTGGTGGCCTCGGGTCTGGTCTGGAGGGAGTAGTGGGAGATCTCACAGGTCACCTCCTTCTGGTTACAGTCGGCGTGGAGCAAGGCCTCAGCCTGGGGCACCTGGACCAGGTCCACTGGAGGAGAAGAGTGACACTGAGGGAGGACCCGGGCCGATGGGACACAAGTGTGGACTGTAGGTTGGGGTTAAACACACAGGCACAAGGCTGTCCCTGCCGAGGGAGCCTGGAAGGTACACAGTGGAGTGAACTTACCAGAAGCCTCGAAGGTCACTTGGAAGTCATCTTGGTCCACGGTGCCCTCCTGGAAATCCGTGAAGCCTTCCAAGGAGCCATCATCCAGCACGGGCACCTTCCTCAGCACCAGCAAGGCCTTTACCCTGTCTCTGATACTGGCCAAAGTCCCATGGTGCCCACCATCCTTCACCAGGAAGCAATCCAAGACCACATCCACTGCCcgccactgcctttctgtcgttGGGGTGTCTGGGGGAGAAGACAGGGTGAGCACCCTCTTAACCAGAAAGTTATTCCAGCACTCTCTGACTCCCCCACTCCCCTGACTGGCATCGGGAAGAGGTGCTCGCTGcctcccgctccccccccctCGGGGCAGTGTCTGCCAGGCCAGGCCAGTATTTCTTGCTGTGAAGAATGTCCTGGATTTGCCCTGCTCAGTTTTCACTCTTATTtccagtttattttatttattaatcattgtatgggggggggggtgttcttacaaatcttatgacaatccaccattcaattgtatcaagcacacttatacatatgttgccatcatcatttccaaaacattttctttctacttgagcccttggtatcagcttctcgttttacctgctccttctcccaccctcccacctttgtgaacccttgatcaattagatgtgattgttattttgtgtcttccaGGGAGGTCCGTTGTGTTGTCTCCCTTctctcacatttctgttctgttattcatccccctgaagGGGAGGGGGGCTACATACCCAATCTTACATACCCGCTTCTTCTCCCACCCCAGTCCTGtttgtttccagtttttgaaGTAAAGTCTAGCTCCTCCATCAAAGGCAGTCGTTCTCAACATGCGGGTTGCGACCCCTTCAGGGGttagggggtgggagggtggtcaaatgaccttttcacaggggtcgcctaagaccattggaaaacacatatttccgatggtctgaggaaccgagacacggctcctctatccgtctccaggtgggtccacccacatgcagctaTGGTGAGAAAGGAGCTAGCTCAACCTTCCCATTAAGGTCGGTTTTACACATACTGTCCCAAAATGTAACAATGTTGTTATATTAAAACCATTACCTATGCTACACCATCCTTCAAgacaaactttcatttatttgtaattagaaatgaatatttcacaatatagttacatattgtttttgtgattaatcactatgcttttaaaaaaatcattttattgggggctcatacaactctcatcacaatccatacatcaattgaatcaggcatgtttgtacatatgttgccctcattttctagacatttactttaaaaaaatcattttattaggggctcctacaacacttatcacaatccgtacgtacatccattgtgtaaagcacatttgtacattcgttgccctcatcattctcaaaacgtttgctctccacccaagcccctggcatcaggccctcattttctccctccctccccttccccctccctcagaacccttgataatttataaattatttttttgtcttatcttgctctgtcccatggctcccttcacccacttttctgttgtatgtgccccacggaggaggtcacatgtagatccttgaaattgattccccctttccaacccaccctccctatgccctcccagtatcgccactcacaccactggacctgaggggatcatccaccctagattccctgtgtttccagtttccatctgtaccagtgtacatcctctggtctagtcagacttgcaaggtaggattcagatcatgacaggaggggaggaagcatttaggaactagaggaaagttgtatttttcatcattgctacagtgcaccctgactggttcatctcctccccaagacccctctgccaggggacccctctgccagtggcctacaaatgggctttgggtctccactctgcactccccccttcattcactatggtaaggttttttgttctgatgatgcctgatacctgattcccttgacacctcattatcacacaagctggtgtgcttcttccatgtgggctttgttgcttctgagctataaggccgcttgtttaccttcaagcctttaagaccccagatgctatatcttttgatagccgggcatcatcagctttcttcaccacatttgcttatgcacccactttctcttcagcgatgtgttgggaaggtgagcatcatagagacatttactttctattgagcccttggtatcaactctttccctccctcccccccacctgctcataaccccctgatagattatacattgttattattatcatatctcacaccgaccactgtctcccttcccccatgttttgttttctgttgttcttccccctggagagggctgtatggttatgtgtcagtcattgcgatcggttccccctttctcccttcctctccccaatcACGGTGCTTTAATGATCTTCAATTTGTaacgatgaaaatacatcctgcatatcagatacttacacgacgatttatagcagtagcaaaatgacagtgatgaagtagcaacaagaataatcttatgattgggggttccctaatcttatggttgggggtccccaccacgtgaggagctgtatgaaagggtggtggagTGAAGCTGGTCAAAGGAATTCTCAGCATAGGCAAACAGCTGGGCAAATATTGGGGcagagtgtgtgggggggcatgGGGGGGTGACTTCTAATCCCAGGGGCCTGGCAGTCACCTTGCATTTCCTCAACCTGCCCACCATGGGACCGGCTGCATTCTGCCACAGCAGGGAGGGGTGGTTTTCCTAGCTAAGGGAACCCTACTCTCATGGGCAGGTGACCCCTCCCAGGGCCTCAGGACAGTGACTGCCCATAGTACCcacagaggagagccctctctggGTGGTGTCTCCACACACTTTTGGGTCCTTGCTCGCCAGCCCCCAGCCTTTCTCGACTGCTGGGCTTCGAAGGCGACTCCTAGGGGGCGCCCCGGCTTCACAGCCCTTCTATGCAGGGGGACAGCCACCCACcccatcagccccacccccatccccgccccACTTACCGGTCTCCACGGAGGCCCACAGGGCCCAGCCCAGCAGCAGGCACCACAGCCCGGCGCCCATGGGGGCTGCTCTGGGCCCCCCTCAGCCACGCCCCTCTCCACGATCCTTCCTTTGGGAGAGCCTGCGCAGGAACACGCTGCTGGTCCGCCAGCCAGACACCCCTCGCCGGCTAACGCAGGGCAGCCTTCGCGGCGGGCTGTCGGCGCTTTCGCTTTCACTTTGGGACGTTCCCGGGCCGCCTAGGCTTCTGGGCACAGCCACCTGCTGCAGCTGTCGTCGGCTTCCTGCTCTGCGCACATCCCGCACCCACTGCCACAGCCACCCCCTCActcaccccgcccccccactccccactcactcccacccccacactcaccccaccccccactcactcccacccccaccctcacactcacagccaccacccactcacactcaccccccactcactcccacccccacattcacagccaccacccactcactctcaccccccactcactcccacccccacccccacattcacAGCCACCCCCATACTcacccccccactccctcatacTCCCTGGTGTTTTCAAGACCTGACTAGTGCCCCCCACTTTGCTACCCACCAGCCCTAAGAGTGAGACCCTATTGGGGAAGATGGGGAAGCCGGTGGCCTGGGGACCTGGCCTGCTTTGGCTAGTACTGCAGGTGCACTGCGTGCCCTGGGGAGGTCCCCACTGCAGCCCCTCTCAGAGGGAGGCTGGGGCTAggatttcagagagagagagttggccTGCCCTCAGTAGGCGGCACTTTATTTCCCGATGTTCTAGGTCAGCTGTACAGCACGTGGGGCTGGTACAGTACGAAATGTGTTTTCCAACCTGAGCCCCAACCCTCCCCAAATCCCAGatcccagaggagaagctggCTGGGCCGGGCTGGCCCAGGGCTCCTGCCTCCCACCCTAGCACATGTCCACTTGTCTGTGTCATTGTTCGCTGGCAAGCCGCTTTCCGGAGTCTGTGCAAGGCTCCTGAGAAGAGGGTGGTATTGAAGTTGGGGCTCCCAGGTCCAGGTCCTTCTATATGGCTAGGCGGGCTGGAATGTAGGCTAGGGCTTCGTGGCGTGACCCCCACCCTCATGCCAAGGGCTCAGGGGTCAACAGACTCTGGTTTGCGGTAATCCTCCTGGACAGGAACTGTGTCGCCCTCCTCCTCTCGGGGGCAGCAGTAAGCATCTGGCTCCTCGGCCTCTACAGGCCGGTCTCCTTTGTCTaccagagaggaggggagaggggagacagTGAGCCAAGAAAGGGGAGGTTGGCGGATCTGGACGGTTAGCAGACTGGGAAGGATGCCAGGTGGGCAGgtggagctggggggtggggcctCACAGCGGTGGGAGGCAGGGGCTGCAGGGCTgagagggggtggggcaggtCTGCAGACCCTTATTTTGTCTCTTACTTGATCCATACTTCCTTTGTTGGTGGAAGAACAGGGCTCCGCCCAGGGTGAAAGCCAGTAACATTCCAGAGATGACCACGGAGATGCGGATACATTCTGAGCTACACAGGGACCTTTGGGCTGTGCGAGGCAGGGGACACCTGTGGGCTTAGAGGAAGGCCCAGCCCGAGACCCTCCTCCACCCAGCCCACCTCTCCTCTCTGGCCTGTCTCTCTTTGCCTGCCTTTCTGCTCTCAGACTGGACCCAGAGCTCTCCTGGCTGCTAGACATggccttccctgcccctctcacTCCTTCTTCTCAGAGCTTTCTGGATAGCCGCTCTCCTGTGCGTATTTCTCGGGGGTGGACACGGTGCGAGGGGTGGTGGTGAACTGGGTGGACACTCACATGGCCAGTGGGTCGAGTGCACGGGTGCAGGCTGCTGCCTGTTCTGAGCCAGAGTTTGCATGGGCCTGCTGGTTCCCTGCTCAGCCATCTCTGGGAAATCAGACAAGTTGagtagcagcaggcagcctctGTGGCCAAGGCAGCATTGGGTGCGACTGGGCAgcttagtgggggggggggggagttgggtGGGTGTGGTAGCAGGGAGTGCTGCTTGGccgcctcccctccaccctctgtGACTTGACAGCCAGTCCTCGCCTGGAGCTTACCTTGAGGGAGAGCCAAGCTGGTGGGTTGTAGGTGAGGGTCTGGGGCCTTCCAGGGATGAGTGGTCACCGAGGGGTTGGGGAGCAGGTCACACTCTGTACACTCCCTGTCCCGGCACTGCCAGCCGCTGGGGCAGGCACACTCAGCGTTGGCTGTGGTGGTGCAGTTACGGAGGCGGAGACCTGGGGAAGGAGATGCTTGCTAGGGCTTCTTCCTCTCCCCAGCCTGCCTTTTCTCATCCCCAACCccacaaccacccctgcccccaacgCGGGCCCTCCCTTGTGGACCTGGTGCCTTTGGCTTGGGAGCTTCCAGTTGCTATACTTCTAGAGGATTCCTGGGTTCAGACAGAAACCATGGACAGGAGGCACGGCTTGCACTTAATTTTCTCTCTTACTTGCGGATAGAACTCATCGGATCACAATATAGAAATGTCCCAGGCTTCACAGAGTtcagggggggtgggtggggatgggaTGAAATGAGAGCAGCATTTTTCCACAGACACCTTTGAAGCCCTCTCAGATAGATGCTGGTAGGGACTCCTTCCATGCCGTCTATGCGGTCCACCCATGCGCGGGATGTGAGGCTTACAGATGTTCACAGTCCCGTGTGTGAACACCCCGGAGCTTACTCATTCTGCTCTCACTAGGCATTTGGGGATTCTCCAGTTTTCACCGGTTAGGAATAGTGTAGCTATAGCCCCTGGCTTGTTTTGAAATCTTTACCGGACAGTTATTTGATCGCTGACATCCTTTGCCATTAAAATATGAATGTTACTCCTGTCGAGGTTGGGTACTGGGTAAGCTAAGCAGTCAGTTGCCCTGGAGGACAGACTGCCCTTGACAGAGGTGATTGAGGCGGAGAGGAGGACGATTTGGGGGCAAGAAGAACACCTGGGGAAGTGTCCCCAGCTTGAGTGGAGCCTGGTAGGGCCTTGGCACAGTGCCCCCTTGGGCCCCAGAAAGAGGAGCCCTGACAGGTAGGAAAGGGGAGTGGGAAGGTGTCTAAGACTGCTCTCACGTCTTCAGCGGTTTCCGCCAGGATTTGACATCACGTAGGGAAGTCAGGGGGACATCTCTGAATCATGTTTAGGCCTTGTGACCTTTGCTTCATGAATTCTACCTCAAGTTCCTACTGGGGAATCGTTTCTTTGTGATTTTCCAGGGGCTGGAAGCCCTGGAGTCTGGACAAGGAGCTGCAGGGACGGAGGGAAGCCTGGAGCAGCAATAGTTGGGAAAGCAGTGGGCCCAGAACAGGGAGCAAACTAGGGCTTGAGCATTTAATTTCAGGCactttcccattttacagatggaaatACTGTCCACCAAACTCATTCTATCTCCTTCCCACCAGCAAGACCCTGTGGCCTTCTCCTACCTACGTTAGGGATCTGCTGTGTGCTGCATCTTAACCAGGATCCTTGCCTGGGCTGGTTTGGAATACAGTGTAGGAATGGGGACCCGCTCATTCTGGGGACCCAGGTTTTCTGGTGAGGCCTGTACACTGAGCAGTGGGAGCCTTGAGTGAAATCATTTTAATGCCAAGAAGGGGGAACCATCCATTAACAATCTTACTTGTAAATGACATGTGCTCAGGCATCTTTTGTGTTCAAGATGCTGCCCTTTGAGTCATTTGCAATGAACCTCCAGTCCCCCCCTCCCTTAAAACTAAGGAGCAGTATTAAAAAGCCTAGTGAGACTCAATGTATTTCACTGGAAAGTAGTTTACCATCCTCAGTCCTGTCCTGCTGAAAAACATTTGCTCAAAGGGATTACCCAAAAACCTCTAGGTTAGGGGATACAGGTATGTGGTTTCTGAGATTCCAGCAAACACGGAGACAGAATAGAATGATTCATCGCACAGCTGAAGATCGGGAGTTGCTTAGTTTTAAAGAACAATGTGGTGCTGTTAGGGGCTGGCCAGTCGctgctgacccatagcgatccCATGCGCAATAGAGGGAGGCCCTGCCTGCTCCTGCCTCAGTCCCACCATTGTTCCTGGGCCCGAGCCCGGGGTGCAGCCAATCCTGTTGTGTGAAAGAGCCACCTTGCtgtgggaaaggaaaaagaacagagGTTCCTGTATGTTTTCATCTTCCTAAACTGACGTTTGGGCCCAAAGAGGCTGCTCCCTCGGGGCGGACAGTGTGCGTTCCACAGAAAGCAGTGCTCCAAGTTTGGCTGCCCAGCTCCCCCACGGCATTCTGGGAACACTGTCCGTTCATCTCTCGGGGGTTTGCCTCTCTGAAGGCTGAGGTCTTGAGACCTCCCCCCACCTCTTAGAATGTGAGTCTCCATGTGCTCTGACGGGTCCTTCACATTCTCCCGATCCCCTTCTTCGAAAGATGGTTCTCCACAGCCATGGGTCCCACGCCCCTGCTGCACCCCCTCCAACATGGGCCCCAAGTGCCAGGAGCCTGGGCGTGGGCTCTCCACGCTACTTCACACCCCACATCATCAGCCTTGCTCCCTGAGCGCTGCCCACTGGCACCTCCCGCCTCTGCTCCCCCCCATCTCACCGAAGTTACAGTGCCGACAGctctcacagtggggccggcgGTGGTGGTCTGGCGAGAAGGAGACCCCTGGTATACAGGGCTCGCACTGAGTAGCCTTTCCGTGCCTGTCACAGCTCTGCACGAGGAACGTCCCTGTGAGACAAGGTTCAGAGTCAAGGCCACGGGAGGCCCcttccccttctccacctccagGCAGCACCTCCCAGCTGCCTCAGGACTCCTCAGCTCTGTTTCTTACCTGGCGCACACAGCTGACAGCACAGGCCATCCTGAGCTTGGTAGTACTTCTCTGGACAGCCTCTGGGGCTGGGGGTAGCCGAGAGCCCCGCCAGGGTCCCCAGGACCCACAGGCAGCAGGGAAGTAGCCAGGCCATGGCACCTGCCCAGGGTGCTCTTCGcctctggtgggttgcctgctggcCTCTGCGGGCTGGTCCTCCCCAGGAAGGTGTTGGTGCCTTTTGTTTGTCGCCTCCTCAGCAATGGCTGTGGTTCCTCACCAAGTGCCCCTTCGAGTTGGCACGTTGACTTGGGGTGGCAGTTGTGGTCCTGGAACAGCGGCTGAAGTTGTTTTTCCTCTCACAGCGGCAACCTCCGCCCCTTTCTGCTTTCCGCGCGCTGGGAGGAGGGTATGAACCAGCAAACCCTATCTGAGCACCTCTCTTCAAAGATGCCCCTCCAACACGCCAGCCTCCCCCTTGGCTTCCGTCTCTTTCACTGGAGCTCACGAGGGAGGCATTTAACCCACTGGGGCCTTCCTCCTTCCACCCAGTGCTGGGTGTACACAGCTGCCCACGGACGTGCACCCAAAGACATCCAACCACACGCGGCTCACGAGTGAACCCACTGGcctcgctctcccctccccctgttgCCATGTCCCCACGGTTTGCAAAGCCACCTAGCTGAAAGAAGGGAGGGGCCAGGAGGGAGGCTAGGCTCACAGCCTGTTCTCTGCGGCTCTTGGCATCAGATGCGTTTTGGAATTCAGACTTTTATTTGAGGCTGGAGAGCAAAACTAGCCCCCACTCCTGGGCACCTCCATGGAGCTGGGCAGCGCTCGGACTCAGACACCTGCCTCTTTCCACGACGCAGCAGTTGGCTCGTTACACTCTGCGGGATGGCTACGGACAGTGATGGCCCTTCACCCACCCAAGTTTGATTTTATGGCCAAAGGAGTGG
This genomic interval carries:
- the LOC142450352 gene encoding tapasin-related protein-like; this encodes MGAGLWCLLLGWALWASVETDTPTTERQWRAVDVVLDCFLVKDGGHHGTLASIRDRVKALLVLRKVPVLDDGSLEGFTDFQEGTVDQDDFQVTFEASVDLVQVPQAEALLHADCNQKEVTCEISHYSLQTRPEATKETAAWFIANVQVSEGGPSVSMVMKSLGDTENGSAWDPMMQLPRGPRGSVKTAVEFQVTTQTPSLSSLLGASPSLHCGFTMAPGLDLVSVEWRLQHKGSGQLVYYWASGQGQAKREGASLEPELLGDASLTLPSLTVKDEGAYICQVTTSLYRAQQIIRLSVQAPPRVRLNLASQAPLPTLICSIAGYYPLDVAVTWIREEQGGSPAPVLGASFSSLRQSSADTYSIASTLTAEPGPAGATYTCQVAHLSLEKPLQASTWIAPPERTAWGVVFASSLFLFALLFLGLRMW
- the LOC142451668 gene encoding CD27 antigen-like, producing the protein MAWLLPCCLWVLGTLAGLSATPSPRGCPEKYYQAQDGLCCQLCAPGTFLVQSCDRHGKATQCEPCIPGVSFSPDHHRRPHCESCRHCNFGLRLRNCTTTANAECACPSGWQCRDRECTECDLLPNPSVTTHPWKAPDPHLQPTSLALPQEMAEQGTSRPMQTLAQNRQQPAPVHSTHWPSQRSLCSSECIRISVVISGMLLAFTLGGALFFHQQRKYGSNKGDRPVEAEEPDAYCCPREEEGDTVPVQEDYRKPESVDP